Proteins from one Bradyrhizobium roseum genomic window:
- the rpmA gene encoding 50S ribosomal protein L27, producing the protein MAHKKAGGSSRNGRDSAGKRLGIKAYGGEHVIPGNIIARQRGTTWHPGLNVGMGTDHTLFAKVEGHVEFRAKANGRTFVSVVPMAEAAE; encoded by the coding sequence ATGGCTCACAAAAAAGCAGGCGGTTCATCGCGAAACGGTCGCGATTCAGCGGGCAAGCGCCTGGGCATCAAGGCCTATGGCGGCGAGCACGTGATTCCCGGCAACATCATCGCGCGTCAGCGCGGCACAACGTGGCATCCCGGCCTTAATGTGGGCATGGGCACCGACCATACTCTGTTTGCCAAGGTCGAAGGTCATGTCGAATTCCGTGCAAAAGCAAACGGCCGCACATTCGTATCGGTAGTCCCGATGGCGGAAGCGGCCGAATAG
- a CDS encoding alpha/beta fold hydrolase, which translates to MNRIGYAVAAALLLSLPAAAHTPQQPPHQTYSEGDLKLESGEAIKDFSISYVTHGKLNDRKSNAILMVTAISGNHHRLDFLIGPGKALDTDKYFIVCTDAIANGFSTSPSNSKAQPRMQFPKFTIRDMVQSQHRLMKEKLGIDHVVAVVGPSMGGMQVLQWGVSHPDYMDALVAMVPLARTPAWTVAVLEASRKAIMNDAAWKDGNYEAPPEKGIRLWRDILSLLSARTPDMYAAQFKNGMDVLPWMESQETALIKAFDANDWIYQTWAYERHDVGTTPGFNGDTAKALASIKAKTLILTGTKDLLNPEFEPIEAGKNIPGVKVMTISPGTVTGHAAAGGAIPADVEFLNRETRAFLDGARKPD; encoded by the coding sequence ATGAACCGCATCGGATACGCCGTCGCCGCCGCACTGCTGTTGTCGCTGCCTGCCGCGGCGCACACCCCGCAACAGCCGCCGCACCAGACCTACAGCGAGGGCGATCTGAAGCTCGAGAGCGGCGAGGCGATCAAGGATTTTTCGATCTCCTACGTCACGCACGGAAAACTCAACGACAGGAAATCCAACGCCATCCTGATGGTGACCGCGATCTCGGGCAATCACCACCGGCTCGACTTCCTGATCGGCCCCGGCAAGGCGCTCGACACCGACAAATATTTCATCGTCTGCACCGACGCGATCGCGAACGGCTTTTCGACCTCGCCGAGCAATTCGAAGGCGCAGCCGCGCATGCAATTCCCAAAATTCACCATCCGCGACATGGTGCAATCGCAGCACCGCCTGATGAAGGAGAAGCTCGGCATCGACCACGTCGTCGCCGTGGTCGGCCCCTCGATGGGCGGCATGCAGGTGCTGCAATGGGGCGTCAGCCATCCCGATTACATGGATGCGCTGGTGGCGATGGTGCCGCTGGCCAGGACCCCGGCCTGGACGGTCGCGGTGCTGGAGGCCTCGCGCAAGGCGATCATGAACGACGCCGCCTGGAAGGACGGCAATTACGAAGCGCCGCCGGAAAAGGGCATCCGCCTGTGGCGCGACATCCTCTCGCTGCTGTCGGCGCGCACGCCGGACATGTATGCCGCGCAGTTCAAGAACGGCATGGACGTGCTGCCCTGGATGGAAAGCCAGGAGACCGCGCTGATCAAGGCATTCGACGCCAACGACTGGATCTACCAGACCTGGGCCTATGAACGGCACGACGTCGGCACCACGCCGGGCTTCAACGGCGACACCGCCAAGGCGCTCGCCTCGATCAAGGCGAAGACGCTGATCCTCACGGGGACGAAGGATCTGCTCAATCCGGAATTTGAACCGATCGAGGCTGGGAAAAATATCCCGGGCGTGAAGGTGATGACCATCAGTCCGGGCACGGTGACGGGGCATGCGGCGGCCGGCGGCGCGATTCCGGCGGATGTGGAGTTTCTCAACCGGGAGACGCGGGCGTTTCTCGATGGAGCGAGGAAGCCGGATTAG
- a CDS encoding ROK family protein: protein MADDSVTTTGIARHGAQKLPSVEIDSFNVELKDDDGFLGDRASKGAFRDILDGLRKPLKKTGDDPLGKVSTDDIPKGDLDEVLMGDDIAAAALVHGAIEHFAQELAYVTGRFLKTKAWADTERIVVGGGFRQSRVGEIAIARANILLKAEDFDIDLVPIRFHPDEAGLIGTLHLAPSWIFAGHDSILAVDIGGTNIRCGVVETRWKKTPDLSKASVWKSDLWRHAADEPTREGAVKRLVKMLKELISAAEKEGLNLAPFIGISCPGVIDADGSIEKGAQNLPGNWESSRFNLPASLVEAIPQIGDHDTAVLMHNDGVAQGLSEVPFMQDVEHWGVLTIGTGLGNARFTNRRKENGKEADDDKKPKKAKKAKD, encoded by the coding sequence ATGGCGGACGATAGCGTAACGACCACAGGCATCGCGCGGCATGGCGCGCAGAAACTGCCTTCGGTCGAGATCGACAGCTTCAATGTCGAACTGAAGGACGACGACGGTTTCCTCGGCGACCGGGCCAGCAAGGGCGCCTTCCGCGATATTCTCGATGGGCTGCGCAAGCCGCTGAAGAAAACCGGCGACGATCCGCTGGGCAAAGTATCAACCGACGACATTCCCAAGGGCGATCTCGACGAGGTCCTGATGGGCGACGACATCGCCGCGGCCGCCCTGGTGCACGGCGCGATCGAGCATTTCGCGCAGGAACTGGCCTACGTCACCGGCCGCTTCCTGAAGACGAAAGCGTGGGCGGATACCGAGCGCATCGTGGTCGGCGGCGGCTTCCGGCAGAGCCGGGTCGGCGAGATCGCCATCGCGCGCGCCAATATCCTCCTCAAGGCCGAGGATTTCGACATCGATCTGGTGCCGATCCGCTTTCATCCCGATGAGGCCGGCCTGATCGGCACGCTGCATCTGGCGCCGTCGTGGATCTTCGCGGGCCACGACAGCATTCTCGCGGTCGATATCGGCGGCACCAACATCCGCTGCGGCGTGGTGGAAACGCGCTGGAAGAAGACGCCCGATCTTTCCAAGGCCAGTGTGTGGAAGTCCGACCTGTGGCGCCATGCCGCCGACGAGCCGACGCGCGAAGGCGCGGTGAAGCGGCTGGTCAAGATGCTGAAGGAACTGATCAGCGCCGCAGAGAAAGAGGGGCTCAATCTCGCGCCCTTCATCGGCATTTCCTGTCCCGGCGTGATCGATGCCGACGGCTCGATCGAAAAGGGCGCACAGAACCTGCCCGGCAACTGGGAAAGCTCGCGATTCAACCTGCCGGCCAGCCTGGTCGAGGCGATCCCCCAGATCGGCGACCACGACACCGCGGTGCTGATGCACAATGACGGCGTCGCCCAGGGCCTCTCCGAAGTCCCCTTCATGCAGGACGTCGAGCACTGGGGCGTGCTGACCATCGGCACCGGGCTCGGTAACGCGCGCTTCACCAACCGCCGGAAAGAGAACGGCAAGGAAGCCGACGACGACAAGAAGCCGAAGAAAGCCAAGAAGGCCAAGGATTAA
- a CDS encoding GNAT family N-acetyltransferase: MLQDFPISAPASRDARNCVLETERLTLRRPTLADVPAIAQLANDRRIAENTRRLPHPYSQDHAAEFVRAAAADGRETVFLIEQNHSPLGLVGIDRTTPDAPELGYWLGIAHWGQGFGTEAARAAIDFFFEESEAEHLIAGARVANPASRNILEKCGFQWSGVELHRFEALGSSTPVDCFRLTRGVWSSLKNWGISTRRER; encoded by the coding sequence ATGTTGCAGGACTTCCCGATCTCAGCACCGGCCTCGCGCGACGCGAGGAACTGCGTCCTCGAGACCGAACGCCTGACGCTGCGCCGGCCGACGCTCGCCGACGTCCCGGCGATCGCACAGCTCGCCAACGATCGCCGCATTGCGGAAAACACCCGCCGCCTGCCGCACCCCTATTCACAGGACCACGCGGCCGAGTTCGTGCGCGCTGCGGCCGCCGACGGCCGCGAGACCGTGTTCCTGATCGAGCAGAACCATTCACCGCTCGGCCTGGTCGGCATCGACCGCACGACGCCGGACGCGCCGGAACTCGGCTACTGGCTCGGCATCGCGCATTGGGGCCAGGGTTTTGGCACCGAGGCTGCGCGCGCCGCGATCGATTTCTTCTTCGAGGAATCCGAGGCCGAGCACCTGATTGCCGGCGCCCGCGTCGCCAATCCCGCCTCGCGCAACATTCTGGAGAAATGCGGCTTCCAATGGAGCGGCGTCGAGCTGCACCGCTTCGAGGCGCTGGGATCCTCGACCCCGGTCGACTGCTTCCGCCTCACCCGCGGGGTGTGGTCGTCGCTGAAAAACTGGGGGATTTCGACGCGGCGGGAGCGGTAG
- a CDS encoding glutamate-5-semialdehyde dehydrogenase, translating into MTAPLKAIDGTADLPALMTDLAAQARAAARVLALAPPEQKNRALEAIERAIRANAAAILAANAEDVADVRAAGATSAFIDRLTLTPARVEAMADGVATVRQIPDPVGTVTESWRRPNGMTIERVRVPLGVIGVIFESRPNVAADAGVLCLKSGNAVILRGGSDSFRSCRAIHDCLVQGLREAGLPEAAITLVPTRDRAAVGLMLTGLNGGVDVIVPRGGKSLVARVEAEARVPVFAHLEGVNHVYVDRSADLEMAKQIVLNAKMRRPGVCGAAETLLVDRAGAAANLKPLVEMLIDAGCEVRGDDAVQKVDARVKPASDEDWDTEYEDAIISAKVVDGLDAALAHIQHHGSHHTDAIVAEDAKAAGKFLSEVDSAIVLHNASTQFADGGEFGFGAEIGIATGKFHARGPVGAEQLTSFKYRVHGTGQTRP; encoded by the coding sequence ATGACCGCGCCCCTGAAGGCAATCGACGGCACCGCCGATCTGCCCGCTCTGATGACCGACCTCGCCGCCCAGGCGCGCGCTGCGGCGCGCGTGCTGGCGCTGGCGCCGCCGGAGCAGAAGAACCGGGCGCTGGAGGCGATCGAGCGGGCGATCCGCGCCAATGCGGCAGCGATCCTGGCGGCCAATGCCGAGGACGTCGCGGACGTCCGCGCCGCCGGCGCGACCTCCGCCTTCATCGACCGCCTGACGCTGACGCCCGCGCGCGTCGAGGCGATGGCCGATGGCGTCGCCACCGTGCGGCAGATTCCAGATCCGGTCGGTACCGTCACCGAAAGCTGGCGGCGGCCGAACGGCATGACCATCGAGCGCGTGCGGGTGCCGCTCGGCGTGATCGGCGTGATCTTCGAGAGCCGTCCCAATGTCGCCGCCGACGCCGGCGTGCTGTGCCTGAAATCCGGCAATGCGGTAATCCTGCGCGGCGGCTCCGACAGTTTCCGTTCCTGCCGCGCGATCCATGACTGCCTGGTGCAGGGGCTGCGCGAGGCGGGCCTGCCGGAAGCCGCGATCACGCTGGTGCCGACGCGCGACCGCGCGGCCGTCGGCCTGATGCTGACGGGATTGAACGGCGGCGTCGACGTGATCGTGCCGCGCGGCGGCAAGAGCCTCGTTGCGCGCGTCGAGGCGGAAGCCCGCGTGCCGGTGTTCGCGCACCTCGAAGGCGTCAACCACGTCTATGTCGATCGCTCCGCCGATCTCGAAATGGCGAAGCAGATCGTGCTCAATGCCAAGATGCGCCGTCCCGGCGTGTGCGGCGCCGCCGAGACCCTGCTGGTGGATCGCGCTGGCGCTGCCGCGAACCTGAAGCCGCTGGTCGAGATGCTGATCGATGCCGGCTGCGAAGTGCGCGGCGACGACGCCGTGCAAAAGGTCGATGCGCGCGTCAAGCCCGCCTCCGACGAGGACTGGGACACCGAATATGAGGACGCCATCATCTCGGCAAAAGTCGTCGACGGCCTCGACGCGGCGCTGGCCCACATTCAACATCACGGCTCGCATCACACCGATGCGATCGTCGCCGAGGATGCGAAGGCCGCCGGGAAATTCCTCAGCGAAGTCGACTCCGCGATCGTGCTGCACAACGCCTCGACGCAGTTCGCCGACGGCGGCGAGTTCGGCTTCGGCGCGGAGATCGGCATCGCCACCGGCAAGTTCCACGCCCGCGGGCCTGTGGGGGCCGAGCAGCTGACGAGTTTCAAATATCGCGTTCACGGCACCGGACAGACGCGGCCGTGA
- a CDS encoding MaoC family dehydratase, whose translation MTDFDPAQHRMVSEQRWFEDFALGERFVIPSRTQTSAVFAAFQTASGDTHPIHYDVEYCRARGMPDLLAHGFQTLVHTAPGAGLFPYLVEESLVGFLEQSSKFLKPVYAGDTLYPALEVTELVPGRSTGVVTLRSTVFNQRKELVLEGMQKFLVRRRPVS comes from the coding sequence ATGACGGACTTCGATCCCGCACAACATCGCATGGTGAGCGAACAGCGCTGGTTCGAGGATTTCGCACTCGGCGAACGCTTCGTGATCCCGAGCCGGACCCAGACCTCGGCGGTATTCGCGGCCTTCCAGACCGCGAGCGGCGATACCCATCCGATCCATTACGATGTCGAATATTGCCGCGCCCGCGGCATGCCGGACCTGCTCGCGCACGGTTTTCAGACCCTGGTGCACACCGCCCCCGGCGCCGGCCTGTTCCCCTATCTCGTCGAGGAATCGCTGGTCGGCTTCCTCGAACAGTCGAGCAAGTTCCTGAAGCCGGTCTATGCCGGCGACACCCTCTATCCCGCGCTCGAAGTGACCGAACTGGTCCCCGGCCGCAGCACCGGCGTGGTGACGCTGCGCTCGACGGTATTCAACCAGCGCAAGGAGCTGGTGCTGGAAGGCATGCAGAAGTTTCTGGTCCGGCGGCGGCCGGTCTCATAA
- a CDS encoding alpha/beta fold hydrolase: protein MEHLTVRANGAALHVARIGAGRPLLLLHGWPEFWLSWEPVMARLADRFTLYAPDLRGFGDSDKPEGPFGPDQQAADMLALMDALGLPQAGIVGHDVGGALMQPLARLAPERIAGLLFFDFVYPGIGPRMAEPERLNNIWYQSFHQMEMAPALVGASRDNCKRYIGHFLKTWSHRKHAFDDVLDAFADNFLKSGNLAGGFAHYRAAHAGRVKMMKGEAPALPPISVPTCVRWAEHDPLFPYAWTDRLGETFSNLDLAMFADVGHFPHREDPDRAASEIAAFFQRVSWR, encoded by the coding sequence ATGGAGCATTTGACGGTTCGGGCCAATGGCGCGGCGCTGCATGTGGCCCGGATCGGCGCCGGGCGGCCGCTGCTGTTGCTGCATGGCTGGCCGGAATTCTGGCTGAGCTGGGAGCCGGTGATGGCGCGGCTGGCCGACCGCTTCACCCTCTACGCGCCGGATTTGCGCGGCTTCGGCGACAGCGACAAGCCCGAGGGGCCGTTCGGGCCCGACCAGCAGGCCGCCGACATGCTGGCCTTGATGGATGCGCTGGGGCTGCCGCAGGCCGGCATCGTCGGCCACGATGTCGGCGGCGCGCTGATGCAGCCGCTGGCGCGGCTGGCGCCGGAGCGGATCGCCGGATTGTTGTTTTTCGATTTCGTCTATCCGGGCATCGGGCCGCGAATGGCGGAGCCGGAGCGGCTCAACAACATCTGGTATCAATCGTTTCACCAGATGGAGATGGCGCCGGCGCTGGTCGGCGCCAGCCGCGACAACTGCAAACGCTATATCGGCCATTTCCTGAAAACGTGGTCGCACCGCAAGCACGCCTTCGACGATGTGCTCGACGCCTTCGCCGACAATTTCCTCAAGTCCGGAAACCTCGCCGGCGGCTTTGCGCATTACCGCGCCGCGCATGCCGGACGGGTCAAGATGATGAAGGGCGAAGCGCCGGCGCTGCCGCCGATCTCCGTGCCGACCTGCGTGCGCTGGGCCGAACACGATCCGCTGTTTCCTTATGCGTGGACCGACCGGCTCGGCGAGACGTTCTCGAATCTCGATCTCGCGATGTTCGCGGATGTCGGTCACTTCCCGCACCGCGAAGATCCCGATCGCGCGGCGTCCGAGATCGCGGCGTTCTTTCAACGCGTCAGTTGGCGATAG
- a CDS encoding DMT family transporter, whose translation MTLFGKLSSYDERSARLAGIGLMLLSIFMFSFGDALGKFLVATYSVGQLMWLRACAALLLLLPIIWRQRAEFSRIERPWLQLLRVLLSTLEVAAFFLATVYLPLADVITYYLASPIFVTALSGIVLGERVGWRRWTAILIGFGGVLIALRPSTQTVSWPAMIALGGSLSFAFLMLITRSLRATPDIVLTTTQFGGTFLLGALMSPIGWVTPTLGSLGLFAIAGVTSVVALLCINRSLKLAPASVVVPYQYSMIVWAVIFGFAVWGDVPSLSTMIGAAIIIGAGIYIFLREQQLGREEAVVNPPA comes from the coding sequence ATGACCCTGTTCGGCAAACTCTCCAGCTATGACGAGCGCTCGGCGCGGCTGGCCGGCATCGGCCTGATGCTGCTGTCGATCTTCATGTTCTCGTTCGGCGATGCGCTCGGCAAATTCCTGGTCGCGACCTATTCGGTCGGGCAATTGATGTGGCTGCGCGCCTGCGCGGCACTGCTGCTGCTGCTGCCGATCATCTGGCGACAGCGCGCTGAATTCTCCCGCATCGAGCGGCCGTGGCTGCAACTGCTTCGCGTGCTGCTGTCGACGCTCGAAGTCGCGGCGTTCTTCCTGGCCACGGTCTACCTGCCGCTCGCCGACGTCATCACCTATTACCTGGCCTCGCCGATCTTCGTCACCGCGCTATCAGGCATCGTGCTCGGCGAGCGCGTCGGCTGGCGGCGCTGGACCGCGATCCTGATCGGGTTTGGCGGCGTCCTGATCGCGCTGCGCCCGTCGACGCAGACCGTGAGCTGGCCGGCGATGATCGCGCTCGGCGGCAGCCTGTCGTTCGCGTTCCTGATGCTGATCACGCGCTCGCTGCGCGCGACGCCGGATATCGTGCTGACCACGACGCAATTCGGCGGCACGTTCCTGCTCGGCGCGCTGATGTCGCCGATCGGCTGGGTGACGCCGACGCTCGGCAGCCTCGGTCTGTTTGCGATCGCGGGCGTTACGTCGGTCGTCGCGCTGCTATGCATCAACCGGTCGCTGAAACTGGCGCCGGCCAGCGTCGTGGTGCCTTATCAATATTCGATGATCGTCTGGGCGGTCATTTTTGGGTTCGCGGTGTGGGGCGACGTACCGTCGCTCTCGACCATGATCGGCGCCGCCATCATCATCGGCGCCGGAATTTATATTTTCCTGCGCGAACAGCAGCTCGGGCGCGAGGAAGCGGTCGTCAATCCGCCGGCGTGA
- the obgE gene encoding GTPase ObgE: MKFLDEAKVYIRSGDGGNGCVAFRREKFIEFGGPSGGNGGRGGDVIIEVVDGLNTLIDYRYQQHFKAQKGTNGMGKDRHGANGKAIVLKVPVGTQIFDEDRETLIHDFTELGEKFVLAEGGNGGFGNAHFKSSTNRAPRNANPGQEGEERWIWLRLKLIADAGLVGLPNAGKSTFLSVVSAAKPKIADYPFTTLHPQLGVVNAQGREFVLADIPGLIEGAHEGAGLGDRFLGHVERCRVLLHLIDATCEHAGKAYKTVRTELEAYEGHLADKIEIVALNKIDAVTPDELKKQKDRLKRAAKKTPLLISAATGEGVPEALKALVEVIGEAPVSLKAKGGQEPWAPVTPPQG, translated from the coding sequence ATGAAATTCCTTGACGAGGCAAAGGTCTATATCCGCTCCGGCGACGGCGGTAACGGCTGCGTGGCGTTCCGCCGCGAAAAATTCATCGAGTTCGGCGGGCCCTCCGGCGGCAATGGCGGCCGCGGCGGCGACGTCATCATCGAGGTGGTCGACGGGCTGAACACGCTGATCGACTATCGCTACCAGCAGCACTTCAAGGCGCAGAAGGGCACCAATGGCATGGGCAAGGACCGCCATGGCGCCAACGGCAAAGCAATCGTGCTGAAAGTGCCGGTCGGCACGCAGATCTTTGACGAGGATCGCGAAACGCTGATCCACGACTTCACCGAGCTCGGCGAGAAATTCGTGCTGGCCGAAGGCGGCAATGGCGGTTTCGGCAATGCGCATTTCAAGTCCTCGACCAACCGCGCGCCGCGCAATGCCAATCCCGGCCAGGAAGGCGAAGAGCGCTGGATCTGGCTGCGGCTGAAACTGATCGCGGACGCCGGCCTCGTCGGCCTGCCCAATGCCGGCAAGTCGACCTTCCTTTCCGTCGTCAGCGCGGCCAAGCCGAAGATCGCGGACTATCCCTTCACCACGCTGCATCCGCAGCTCGGCGTCGTGAACGCGCAGGGCCGCGAATTCGTGCTCGCCGACATTCCCGGCCTGATCGAGGGCGCGCATGAAGGCGCCGGCCTCGGCGACCGCTTCCTCGGCCATGTCGAGCGCTGCCGCGTGCTGCTGCACCTGATCGACGCGACCTGCGAACATGCCGGCAAGGCCTACAAGACGGTGCGGACCGAGCTCGAAGCCTATGAGGGTCACCTCGCCGACAAGATCGAGATCGTCGCGCTGAACAAGATCGACGCGGTGACGCCGGATGAATTGAAGAAGCAGAAAGACCGACTGAAACGCGCGGCGAAGAAGACGCCGCTGTTGATCTCGGCCGCGACCGGCGAAGGCGTGCCGGAAGCGCTCAAGGCGCTGGTCGAGGTGATCGGCGAGGCCCCGGTGTCGCTGAAGGCCAAGGGTGGGCAGGAGCCGTGGGCGCCGGTGACGCCGCCGCAGGGCTGA
- a CDS encoding sensor histidine kinase, whose protein sequence is MKAELHSAEEYRLAALRSYGILDTPRESDFDEVVKVAAAICETPISVVNLIDEGRQWFKAEVGLGVRETPIDSSICAHAILQPGLFEVPDTTLDNRFCDNALVLGDPHLRFYAGALLTTPEGFPLGTVCVLDYKPRKLDEKQRAFLQLMASQVMQMIALRRTNATEHVARLEAERLLSEKEMLMREGDHRLMNSLQLVQSLLALQSRNASSDETKLQLDLASNRVLAIATIHKQLHLTGTSEEIDSQTFLQRLCESLKHTAPVQIAAINVNAAPITMLSATASGLGLLVAELVTNSFKYAYDVGQRGTVTIDLERTPAGWRLEVSDEGRGLPAGFDIDQSQGFGMKVIKAFVQRLNATIEVKSRPGHTAFRIEGGLD, encoded by the coding sequence TTGAAAGCAGAACTGCATAGCGCCGAAGAATACCGGCTCGCGGCTCTTCGGAGTTATGGCATTCTTGACACGCCCCGCGAATCTGACTTCGACGAGGTGGTCAAGGTCGCCGCGGCGATTTGCGAGACTCCGATTTCCGTCGTCAACTTGATCGACGAGGGACGGCAATGGTTCAAGGCTGAAGTTGGGCTGGGAGTCCGAGAGACGCCTATTGATAGCTCAATTTGCGCCCATGCGATCCTTCAGCCAGGTCTGTTCGAGGTACCCGACACTACACTCGACAATCGCTTCTGCGACAACGCCCTCGTCCTCGGTGATCCGCATCTGAGATTCTACGCAGGTGCCTTGTTGACGACTCCAGAAGGCTTTCCTTTGGGTACCGTCTGCGTGCTGGACTATAAGCCGCGCAAACTTGACGAGAAACAACGTGCGTTCTTGCAATTGATGGCCAGTCAGGTGATGCAGATGATCGCACTGCGTCGCACGAATGCCACCGAGCACGTGGCCCGACTCGAAGCCGAACGCTTGTTGTCTGAAAAAGAAATGCTGATGCGCGAAGGCGACCATCGGCTGATGAACTCGCTCCAACTGGTGCAATCGCTACTTGCCTTGCAGAGCCGGAACGCGAGCTCTGATGAAACGAAACTGCAGCTTGACCTAGCCAGCAATCGAGTGCTGGCCATTGCAACCATTCACAAGCAGCTTCACCTCACTGGAACGTCTGAAGAAATCGACAGCCAAACGTTCTTGCAGCGACTCTGTGAGAGCCTGAAGCACACCGCGCCTGTGCAAATCGCTGCGATCAACGTTAACGCTGCTCCTATTACGATGCTGTCAGCGACGGCAAGCGGTTTAGGTCTGCTTGTCGCGGAGCTTGTGACGAACAGCTTCAAGTATGCATATGATGTTGGCCAACGCGGAACTGTTACGATTGACTTAGAGCGTACGCCTGCGGGATGGCGGCTCGAAGTTTCTGATGAAGGACGCGGCCTGCCTGCCGGATTTGATATCGATCAAAGCCAAGGGTTCGGGATGAAAGTCATCAAGGCGTTCGTGCAACGGCTGAACGCAACGATTGAAGTAAAGTCACGGCCTGGTCACACGGCGTTTCGTATCGAAGGCGGTCTTGATTGA
- the proB gene encoding glutamate 5-kinase yields the protein MKRPALKNFRRIVVKVGSSLLIDSNAGEVRSAWLAALAADIAKLHGEGRDVLVVSSGSIALGRSRLKLPRGPLKLEESQGAAAVGQIALARIWSEVLGAHGIGAGQILVTLQDTEERRRYLNARSTIAKLLEWRAVPVINENDTVATNEIRYGDNDRLAARVATMASADLLILLSDIDGLYDAPPGANPDAKLIPIVESVTSEIEGMAGAAESELSRGGMFTKIEAAKIATTSGTHMLIASGKIEHPLQAISDGGRCTWFLTPANPVTARKRWIAGSLEPKGTLTIDAGAVAALRAGKSLLPAGVIRIDGQFARGDAVVVRGPDTHEIGRGLVAYDAEDAEKIKGRSSPDVMAILGVSGRAEMIHRDDLVVGPAGAVPAK from the coding sequence ATGAAACGCCCCGCGCTCAAAAACTTCCGCCGCATCGTCGTCAAGGTCGGCTCCTCGCTGCTGATCGACTCGAACGCCGGCGAAGTACGCTCGGCGTGGCTGGCGGCGCTGGCGGCGGATATCGCCAAACTGCACGGCGAGGGCCGCGACGTCCTGGTGGTGTCATCCGGCTCGATCGCGCTGGGGCGCAGCCGCTTGAAACTGCCGCGCGGCCCGCTGAAGCTCGAAGAGAGCCAGGGTGCTGCCGCGGTGGGGCAAATCGCGCTGGCGCGGATCTGGTCGGAAGTGCTCGGGGCGCACGGCATCGGCGCCGGACAGATCCTGGTGACGCTGCAGGACACCGAGGAACGCCGCCGCTATCTCAACGCCCGCTCGACCATCGCCAAGCTTTTGGAATGGCGCGCGGTGCCCGTGATCAACGAGAACGACACGGTCGCCACCAACGAAATCCGCTACGGCGACAATGACCGCCTCGCCGCCCGCGTCGCCACCATGGCGAGCGCCGACCTGCTGATCCTGCTGTCCGACATCGATGGTCTGTACGACGCGCCGCCCGGCGCCAATCCCGACGCAAAGCTGATTCCGATCGTGGAATCCGTCACCTCGGAGATCGAGGGCATGGCGGGCGCGGCGGAATCCGAACTGTCGCGCGGCGGCATGTTCACCAAGATCGAGGCGGCGAAGATCGCGACGACGTCGGGCACGCATATGCTGATCGCGTCCGGCAAGATCGAGCATCCGCTGCAGGCGATTTCAGACGGCGGCCGCTGCACCTGGTTCCTGACCCCCGCCAACCCCGTCACCGCGCGAAAGCGCTGGATCGCGGGCTCGCTGGAGCCGAAGGGCACGCTGACCATCGACGCCGGCGCGGTCGCCGCCCTTCGCGCCGGCAAAAGCCTGCTGCCGGCCGGGGTGATCCGGATCGACGGCCAGTTCGCCCGCGGCGATGCCGTGGTGGTACGCGGCCCCGATACCCACGAGATCGGCCGCGGCCTTGTCGCCTACGACGCCGAGGACGCCGAGAAGATCAAGGGCCGCTCCTCGCCGGACGTGATGGCGATCCTCGGCGTCTCAGGGCGGGCGGAAATGATCCACCGGGATGATCTGGTGGTGGGTCCGGCCGGAGCTGTCCCGGCCAAGTAG
- the rplU gene encoding 50S ribosomal protein L21: protein MFAVIKTGGRQYRVAPDDVLEVGKIAGDVGTIVQLGEVLVVGGDTPVLGVPTVAGATVAAEVLDHKRGPKVIAFKKRRRKNSRRKRGYRDEITVLRITEILTDNAKPSVGPRPKREKAVAAAPAA, encoded by the coding sequence ATGTTCGCAGTCATCAAAACCGGCGGCCGGCAATACCGCGTCGCTCCGGATGATGTGCTCGAGGTAGGCAAGATCGCCGGCGATGTCGGCACGATCGTGCAGCTTGGCGAAGTTCTGGTGGTCGGCGGTGACACGCCGGTGCTGGGCGTGCCGACGGTGGCAGGCGCCACGGTTGCCGCCGAAGTGCTGGACCACAAGCGCGGCCCCAAGGTGATCGCGTTCAAGAAGCGCCGCCGCAAGAATTCGCGCCGCAAGCGCGGCTATCGCGACGAGATCACGGTGCTTCGCATCACCGAGATCCTGACCGATAACGCCAAGCCCTCCGTCGGCCCACGGCCGAAGCGGGAAAAAGCGGTCGCAGCAGCCCCCGCCGCCTGA